Proteins encoded in a region of the bacterium genome:
- a CDS encoding T9SS type A sorting domain-containing protein: MGHYRTVTAKDVWPGIDVQYRIHINMNMNANSVGAHSSVPVGVPVGAPVGIETVYHLHPGADPNQIQLRYEGQDTPIAVDANGSLLLSTSLGTVKEQAPFAYQNINHTQTEIPCRYELTAEDGYQFVLGPYDATNEVVIDPELIYSTFWGTGGFDNPGVVTLDSAECPIVAGSTESHNFPTTPGVYEDHWVGQNGFVTKFSPGGDSLRFSTYCGGAFKVTLSLDTDQSLVLVGSEVWNNWPVTANGFDTTLGGNSDIGLAALSADGGQLLWGSYWGGSSREDNAVSSLGPDGILYITALSQSQDFPLTENALYTTPHGSDASILAAFDLHQMQVLFSSYFPVNYPIPFAQPGGAVWLCGQSDSSGLPVTPDALFPGFVAQTPPFFARLRMRPPTVEYASYFGNQIPRSGDQVYQVQALDSSHVLLAGVSWAAAPGFAMPSGGYQSAPDSQFDAFVIEVALPSTLIAGTFLGGSGMEGGPSIAAAADRSVLITGCTRSANFPLSPDAYQRTYHPGEYEAALDLYVARLSADLSTLLYSTYLSGSNGDEPCYEQSIALHDLRHVWFAGATWSPDFPTTPNALMPGPREGDYTWLACFDLHDSADAAPPSFILPPSSFSLSCFPNPFNPTTTLSFTLPASSEVTLEVFDVLGRSVYQQNLGRMTAGEHQHRFDATTLSSGIYFAKLQSGESSQIRKLVLLR, encoded by the coding sequence GTGGGCCACTATCGCACCGTCACCGCCAAAGACGTCTGGCCGGGAATCGACGTCCAGTACCGCATCCATATCAATATGAATATGAATGCCAATTCCGTAGGGGCACACAGCAGTGTGCCCGTCGGTGTGCCCGTCGGTGCGCCCGTCGGCATCGAAACCGTCTACCACCTTCACCCCGGTGCCGATCCCAATCAGATCCAGCTCCGCTACGAAGGCCAGGACACCCCCATCGCCGTAGATGCAAACGGCAGTTTGCTCTTGTCCACGTCGCTGGGTACAGTCAAGGAACAAGCCCCCTTTGCCTATCAGAACATTAACCACACCCAGACCGAAATCCCCTGCCGCTATGAACTGACCGCTGAGGATGGTTACCAGTTTGTGTTAGGGCCATACGATGCGACAAATGAGGTAGTGATTGATCCGGAACTTATCTACAGTACCTTTTGGGGCACGGGGGGATTTGATAACCCGGGCGTGGTGACGTTGGATTCTGCGGAGTGCCCGATTGTGGCTGGTAGCACCGAGTCGCACAACTTTCCTACGACGCCGGGAGTCTATGAAGACCACTGGGTCGGCCAGAACGGATTCGTCACCAAATTCAGTCCCGGCGGAGACTCGCTGCGCTTTTCCACGTATTGTGGCGGAGCCTTTAAGGTGACGCTATCTTTGGACACAGATCAATCGTTGGTGCTGGTCGGCAGCGAAGTATGGAACAATTGGCCGGTGACCGCCAACGGCTTTGACACCACATTGGGCGGTAACAGCGATATTGGGCTGGCAGCATTGTCTGCTGATGGCGGTCAGCTTCTTTGGGGATCATATTGGGGGGGCAGTAGCAGAGAAGATAATGCGGTGAGCAGTCTTGGCCCGGACGGAATCCTCTACATTACCGCGCTGTCCCAGTCTCAGGACTTTCCGCTAACGGAGAATGCGCTCTATACGACGCCACATGGAAGCGATGCGTCCATATTGGCGGCTTTCGATCTGCATCAAATGCAGGTGTTGTTTTCGTCGTATTTTCCCGTTAACTATCCCATCCCCTTTGCACAGCCCGGCGGTGCGGTCTGGCTTTGCGGGCAGAGTGATTCATCGGGTCTGCCGGTCACGCCCGATGCTCTCTTTCCTGGATTCGTCGCGCAGACACCACCTTTCTTTGCGCGTCTCCGTATGCGGCCTCCGACGGTTGAATATGCCTCATACTTCGGCAACCAAATCCCGCGAAGCGGCGATCAAGTTTACCAGGTTCAGGCGTTGGACAGTTCTCATGTCTTGCTGGCTGGCGTCTCTTGGGCAGCCGCTCCCGGTTTTGCCATGCCAAGCGGGGGGTATCAGTCGGCTCCTGATTCCCAATTCGACGCCTTTGTGATCGAGGTTGCCTTGCCTTCAACACTAATCGCAGGAACTTTTTTGGGAGGCTCAGGCATGGAAGGCGGACCGTCAATTGCCGCGGCTGCGGACAGGTCCGTCCTCATAACCGGATGCACACGCAGCGCCAACTTCCCGCTTTCGCCAGACGCTTACCAGCGCACGTACCACCCCGGCGAGTATGAAGCCGCGCTTGATTTGTATGTCGCACGGTTATCTGCGGATTTGTCAACGCTCCTCTATAGTACATATCTCAGTGGCAGCAATGGCGATGAACCGTGCTATGAACAAAGCATAGCCCTGCATGATTTGCGACATGTCTGGTTCGCAGGCGCAACATGGTCGCCAGATTTTCCCACCACGCCGAATGCTCTCATGCCCGGTCCACGCGAAGGGGATTATACGTGGCTGGCCTGCTTCGATCTGCACGACTCAGCGGATGCCGCACCGCCGTCCTTCATCCTTCCGCCTTCATCCTTCAGCCTTTCCTGCTTCCCCAATCCCTTCAACCCCACCACCACGCTTTCCTTCACGCTGCCCGCATCCTCCGAGGTGACGCTGGAGGTGTTTGATGTGCTGGGGCGCAGCGTCTATCAGCAAAACTTGGGACGAATGACTGCCGGAGAGCATCAGCACCGCTTTGATGCTACGACCCTGTCCTCGGGCATCTACTTTGCCAAACTGCAATCTGGAGAATCATCCCAAATTCGCAAACTGGTGTTGCTGCGTTAA
- a CDS encoding DUF933 domain-containing protein, with protein MNIGIIGPARSGKTTTFHLLTGTIPKPEDAFKHEVQHGVTHVPDARVDKLSEMSSSKKSIYVTVEYVDTPALEAGASKTDWFRAAMDGGIKTTDALLLVVRAFGAEDQPGGVNPLRDIIAVQDELVLADMIILENRLERLQKQRRVKAPLPEEKAELDLLTKAHAHLGEGKPLRILELEHNEQKALRGFQFLSEKPLLAVVNAAEDMLASTDLHKLGDDLKHYHIQVIALSAALEGDIARLPRDEQEAFMSDLGVTELARDRVLRASFDLLGLQSFLTTGDKESRAWPIHKGDTAQEAAGVIHTDLAKGFIRAEVVHFDDFVREGGYPGCKAKGLLRLEGKEYPVKDGDILVIRHSG; from the coding sequence ATGAATATCGGTATCATCGGCCCCGCGCGGTCCGGCAAAACCACCACGTTTCACCTGCTCACCGGCACCATCCCCAAGCCGGAAGATGCCTTCAAGCATGAAGTCCAGCACGGCGTTACGCACGTGCCCGATGCCCGCGTGGACAAGCTCTCCGAAATGTCCAGCTCCAAAAAGAGCATCTATGTCACCGTCGAGTATGTGGACACTCCTGCCCTCGAAGCCGGAGCATCCAAGACCGACTGGTTCCGCGCCGCCATGGACGGCGGCATCAAGACCACCGATGCCTTGCTGCTCGTCGTGCGGGCCTTCGGCGCCGAGGACCAGCCCGGCGGCGTTAATCCGCTGCGGGACATCATCGCCGTGCAGGATGAACTTGTCCTCGCCGACATGATCATTCTCGAGAACCGCCTCGAACGCTTGCAGAAACAGCGCCGCGTCAAAGCCCCGCTGCCCGAAGAGAAGGCCGAATTGGACCTGCTCACCAAGGCCCATGCTCACCTCGGTGAAGGCAAACCTCTACGGATTCTCGAACTCGAGCACAATGAGCAGAAGGCTCTGCGCGGCTTTCAGTTTCTCTCCGAAAAACCGCTGCTGGCCGTGGTCAATGCCGCCGAAGACATGCTCGCGTCCACCGATCTCCACAAGCTGGGCGACGACCTCAAACACTATCACATTCAGGTCATCGCTCTCTCCGCCGCCCTCGAAGGAGACATCGCCCGCCTGCCCCGCGATGAGCAGGAAGCCTTCATGTCCGATCTCGGCGTCACCGAACTCGCCCGCGACCGCGTGCTCCGTGCCAGCTTCGATCTGCTCGGCCTGCAGAGCTTCCTCACCACCGGTGACAAAGAGTCCCGCGCCTGGCCGATCCACAAGGGCGACACCGCGCAGGAAGCCGCCGGAGTGATTCATACCGACCTCGCAAAGGGTTTCATACGGGCCGAAGTCGTCCACTTCGATGACTTCGTACGGGAAGGGGGTTACCCCGGCTGCAAGGCCAAGGGCCTGCTACGGCTCGAAGGCAAGGAGTACCCGGTGAAAGACGGCGACATCCTCGTGATCAGGCACAGCGGTTAG
- the pilB gene encoding type IV-A pilus assembly ATPase PilB has translation MNSRVPNLLMNNSLISQEQYLLFKSRQKDSGNSVVTELCKLGVITEEQIASFLASYYDLQRMDLEGVEVPEVVRKLLSPEFVQKYQALPVKRTGKILQVALVDPSIDFVVEDIKFITGFNVQPVVVTETQFLRAIEMYYHMGGTLDKILKDIGDDVGAEIVPDRQETEADKLKEEIEAAPVVKLLDGIIADAVQKGASDIHIEPYETQLRIRFRVDGMLTEVMSPPLHMRNAIISRAKIMANLNIAERRVPQDGHIKMKLSDRTIDLRVSTLPTLFGEKVVMRILDKSNLTLDLSTFGFEEHALEDFARAIRLPYGMILVTGPTGSGKTTTLYSVLAKLNTPTVNTMSAEDPVEYNFSGLNQVLVRDEVGLTFSAALKAFLRQDPDIIMIGEIRDLETGSIAVRAALTGHLVLSTLHTNSACATISRLTDMGIERFLVSSSLSLIVAQRLIRKICTKCKAPVEVHPEALTEAGIDPEQARGKIFYRGAGCIECNNSGYRGRSGIYEVMPITPKLRTMILDGKPPAELEAAAVSEGMLTLRTGAIKKFERGITTIEEVLRVTGDT, from the coding sequence ATGAACTCGCGCGTTCCAAACCTGCTGATGAACAACAGTCTCATCAGTCAGGAACAGTATCTGCTTTTCAAATCCCGGCAGAAGGACTCCGGCAACTCGGTCGTCACGGAGCTGTGCAAGCTCGGCGTGATCACGGAGGAGCAGATCGCGTCTTTTCTGGCGAGCTACTATGATTTGCAGAGAATGGACCTTGAAGGCGTCGAGGTTCCCGAGGTCGTGCGCAAACTGCTCTCGCCCGAGTTCGTCCAGAAATATCAGGCGCTGCCCGTCAAACGCACGGGCAAGATTCTGCAGGTCGCGCTGGTGGATCCGAGCATTGATTTCGTCGTTGAGGACATAAAGTTCATCACGGGCTTTAACGTTCAGCCGGTCGTCGTCACCGAGACGCAATTCCTTCGCGCCATCGAGATGTACTACCACATGGGCGGGACGCTGGACAAGATCCTCAAGGACATCGGCGATGATGTTGGGGCGGAGATCGTGCCCGACCGGCAGGAAACGGAAGCGGACAAACTCAAGGAAGAGATCGAAGCCGCGCCGGTGGTCAAACTGCTGGACGGCATCATCGCCGACGCCGTGCAGAAGGGCGCGTCGGATATTCATATCGAGCCCTACGAGACCCAGCTTCGCATCCGCTTCCGTGTGGACGGCATGCTGACCGAGGTCATGTCGCCGCCGCTGCACATGCGCAACGCGATCATTTCCCGCGCCAAGATCATGGCTAACCTCAACATCGCGGAGCGCCGCGTGCCGCAGGATGGCCATATCAAGATGAAACTCTCAGACCGCACCATCGACCTCCGTGTCTCCACGCTGCCCACGCTGTTCGGAGAGAAAGTCGTGATGCGTATTCTGGATAAGAGCAACCTGACCCTCGATCTCTCGACCTTCGGATTCGAAGAGCATGCCCTGGAAGATTTCGCGCGGGCCATCCGCCTGCCGTACGGCATGATTCTCGTCACGGGTCCCACGGGATCGGGCAAGACCACCACACTGTACAGCGTGCTGGCCAAGCTGAATACGCCGACGGTAAACACAATGAGCGCGGAAGACCCGGTGGAGTACAACTTCTCCGGATTGAATCAGGTGCTGGTGCGCGACGAAGTGGGCTTGACCTTCTCAGCGGCGTTGAAAGCGTTCTTGCGGCAGGACCCGGACATCATCATGATCGGCGAAATCCGTGATCTGGAGACAGGCTCGATTGCGGTACGCGCGGCGCTCACCGGGCACTTGGTGCTCTCAACGCTGCACACGAACTCGGCCTGCGCGACCATTTCACGACTGACGGATATGGGAATCGAGCGATTCCTTGTGTCGTCGTCGCTGTCTTTGATTGTAGCCCAGCGGCTCATCCGGAAGATCTGCACCAAGTGCAAGGCTCCGGTCGAGGTGCATCCCGAGGCGCTGACGGAGGCAGGAATCGATCCCGAGCAGGCGCGCGGGAAGATATTCTATCGAGGAGCCGGATGCATCGAATGCAACAACTCCGGCTACCGCGGACGATCAGGTATTTATGAAGTGATGCCGATCACGCCCAAGCTGCGCACCATGATTCTCGACGGGAAGCCGCCTGCGGAATTGGAGGCGGCGGCGGTCAGCGAAGGTATGCTGACACTGCGGACCGGAGCCATCAAAAAATTTGAGCGAGGCATAACCACCATTGAAGAAGTTCTCCGCGTGACAGGAGACACATGA